One Aegilops tauschii subsp. strangulata cultivar AL8/78 chromosome 7, Aet v6.0, whole genome shotgun sequence genomic window carries:
- the LOC109752607 gene encoding sulfiredoxin, chloroplastic/mitochondrial: MVQIDATLRHVKQRGRKKTEAAAAAARPRMASTSSLDLGKIVPTAGFLLHRCAAVPSAPVLRGRSASGRCGLAVSVSSSNGAAGLSALCDSEKKGPVVMEIPLEDIRRPLMRTRANDPDKVQELMDSIRVIGLQVPIDVLEVDGVYYGFSGCHRYEAHQRLGLPTIRCKVRRGTKETLRHHMR; the protein is encoded by the exons ATGGTGCAGATCGATGCGACGCTCAGACACGTTAAGCAGAGAGGCCGCAAGAAAAcggaagcagcagcagcagcagcgcgaccACGAATGGCGTCGACCTCGAGCTTGGATTTGGGAAAGATCGTGCCGACGGCCGGCTTCCTCCTCCACCGCTGCGCCGCCGTCCCCAGCGCCCCTGTTCTCCGGGGGAGGAGCGCGAGCGGGCGGTGCGGCCTCGCCGTCTCGGTCTCGTCCTCCAATG GTGCAGCTGGGCTCTCCGCATTGTGTGACTCGGAGAAGAAAGGCCCTGTGGTGATGGAGATCCCGCTGGAAGATATCCGGAGGCCGCTAATGCGAACGCGTGCTAATGATCCTGACAAGGTGCAGGAGCTCATGGACAGCATCCGTGTCATCGGCCTCCAAGTACCT ATCGACGTGCTGGAGGTCGACGGAGTCTACTACG GATTCTCTGGATGCCATCGATATGAGGCTCACCAGCGCTTAGGACTCCCAACCATCCGCTGCAAAGTGCGCCGAGGGACAAAAGAAACACTGCG GCACCATATGCGATGA
- the LOC109752609 gene encoding uncharacterized protein gives MEAEAAERGRKERVAAVGHAGVEMEVDAGAEVEKAIEDGEIGGEGSEAEEEEGDGTGWEDDGAFEGKGSRPLVSAGSRGSWRGRGGRGRGGFHHRAWYGDRNLPHHKLDIFSIPGVYGGAIILCNHVTKLESFKQKLFALPDYATSFIRKIRAGMLLFVFEREEKKLSGVFEATSDGALNILPNAFRSSRKPRPAQVRFRRVWFCKPLTEAEFSDEIKGLQPQMSFFGISYQQVLNLVHLFSSKRISLEPYKKPKSRVISDYNVSLARAGLESSLHTGSNAFPRRSSSMLCNNRISAPHSPFMYGKQNAKQADYNYESSLHPHIKSVIFKAPDIKAQVLEPNADFIPLDLDDYKSDSDAVPSDLLGPAGLYLALPGSIINEDQDPEPFNAKHNEDDMYPAPVLSQSFHSLCETSQNSAIAHFMKERQSSMQGRGCKRMSTLQFDGHSHLPSPRSSTIAKKVSFSFDGDEISVTSDKALNRPALAELKQNREAVTKERKQQVSYSVQGTQSKSGDDSKKRGKLMSLSFAERVASLRVKSCFGNRQSLLMQSSKLSCTLLPSEE, from the exons atggaggcggaggcggcggagaggggaCGGAAGGAGCGAGTTGCGGCCGTCGGTCACGCCGGGGTGGAGATGGAGGTGGATGCGGGTGCGGAGGTGGAGAAAGCGATAGAGGACGGGGAGATCGGCGGAGAAGGCTCGgaagcggaggaggaggagggggacgGGACCGGGTGGGAAGACGACGGCGCGTTCGAGGGGAAGGGGTCGAGGCCGCTGGTCTCGGCGGGGAGCCGCGGGTCctggagggggaggggcgggagggGCAGAGGAGGGTTTCACCACCGCGCTTGGTACGGCGACAG GAATCTGCCACACCACAAATTGGACATATTCAGCATACCTGGTGTTTATGGTGGTGCTATTATCCTCTGCAATCATGTGACTAAGCTGGAGAGCTTCAAGCAGAAACTTTTTGCCCTTCCTGATTATGCTACATCATTCATAAGGAAGATCAGAGCTGGTATGCTTCTCTTTGTGTTTGAGCGTGAGGAGAAAAAACTTTCTGGCGTGTTTGAGGCAACTTCAGATGGAGCACTGAATATCCTTCCTAACGCATTTCGTTCATCACGGAAGCCCAGACCAGCCCAG GTTCGTTTCAGAAGAGTTTGGTTCTGTAAGCCCCTGACGGAAGCTGAATTTTCTGATGAAATCAAAGGACTCCAACCCCAAATGTCTTTCTTTGGTATATCATACCAGCAG GTTTTAAATCTTGTACACCTGTTTTCTTCAAAGAGGATCAGTCTGGAGCCTTACAAGAAACCAAAATCAAGAGTTATATCGGACTACAATGTCTCTCTGGCTCGTGCTGGACTAGAGTCCAGTTTACACACTGGTAGCAATGCCTTCCCTAGACGTTCATCTTCTATGCTATGCAACAACAGAATCTCAGCACCACACAGTCCCTTCATGTATGGCAAGCAGAATGCCAAGCAGGCTGATTATAACTATGAATCTTCTTTGCACCCTCATATTAAGTCTGTGATCTTCAAAGCGCCGGATATCAAAGCGCAAGTCTTGGAACCAAATGCTGATTTTATACCACTTGATCTAGATGATTATAAGTCTGACAGTGATGCAGTCCCTTCAGATCTACTGGGACCTGCAGGCTTATATTTAGCATTACCAGGCAGCATCATCAATGAGGATCAAGATCCTGAACCTTTCAATGCCAAGCACAATGAGGATGACATGTATCCTGCACCTGTGCTGAGCCAAAGCTTCCATTCTCTATGCGAGACAAGTCAAAACAGTGCCATTGCTCATTTCATGAAAGAGAGGCAATCAAGCATGCAGGGCAGGGGGTGCAAACGCATGTCAACCCTCCAGTTTGATGGACACTCACATCTCCCATCCCCAAGGAGTTCCACTATAGCAAAGAAGGTGTCGTTTAGCTTTGATGGTGATGAAATTTCGGTTACCTCTGATAAAGCATTGAACAGACCTGCACTTGCTGAACTCAAACAAAACAGAGAAGCAGTTACCAAAGAAAGAAAGCAACAGGTCAGTTACTCGGTTCAGGGCACACAAAGCAAGAGTGGAGATGATTCAAAAAAGAGGGGTAAGCTGATGAGCCTTTCCTTCGCAGAAAGAGTTGCTAGTCTACGTGTCAAGAGCTGCTTCGGCAATAGACAGTCACTGCTGATGCAGTCAAGCAAGCTGTCCTGCACACTTCTGCCCAGTGAGGAATGA
- the LOC120969410 gene encoding uncharacterized protein, protein MAHCSSLPLLLQVRGAGSSKQRGRKKTEAAVPARPRMASISSLDLGKIVPTAGYLLHRCAAVPSAPVLRGRSASGRCGLAVSVSSSNGAAGLSPLSDSEKKCPVVMEIPLEDSWSR, encoded by the exons ATGGCCCACTGTAGCTCTCTGCCTTTACTCCTGCAAGTCAGAGGAGCCGGCTCCAGCAAGCAGAGAGGCCGCAAGAAAACGGAAGCAGCAGTACCAGCGCGACCACGAATGGCGTCGATCTCGAGCTTGGATTTGGGAAAGATCGTGCCGACGGCCGGCTACCTCCTCCACCGCTGCGCCGCCGTCCCCAGCGCCCCTGTTCTCCGGGGGAGGAGCGCGAGCGGGCGGTGCGGCCTCGCCGTCTCGGTCTCGTCCTCCAATG GTGCAGCTGGGCTCTCCCCACTGAGTGACTCGGAGAAGAAATGCCCTGTGGTGATGGAGATCCCACTGGAAGATAGCTGGAGCCGCTAA
- the LOC109752608 gene encoding uncharacterized protein: protein MDPIVNQGWTSSEVEEACSLIARLNANKIMYDDNDDKNKKHNYIVNSLHALFPSKTMKQVTDLYIDLAVEMHMIQRREGTHVTSGSPQNIFTFCDPANGNYELPKEENGASSTHGIYTMGDHANENFGVREEATIMDNNGLSFGCAMEDTGITVTGEAPLMADNNKMEVLENNISIDQPVVAPHQWGFWTDEEHSMGGLVNENFEVQEDEDTTMIDNGFSFCCALEDTTQLEDTRIRKTDEALMMVDKNKMVVLENNTSTDRPVVAAHQRKYWTKEEHKSFLYGLEVYGRGDWKNISKHFVTTKTPVQVSSHAQKFFKRIQKKGSSGTKRYSINDVRLHDNELLAANNSSAPRQTLSFTGLNNDPSFRLQGPTSSFAVMNNLTQCSPSIYNQQVGQQPMWSEQQMMGSVAAVMDRVGNYVPDGQQGSAYFYLGNV, encoded by the exons ATGGATCCAATAGTCAACCAGGGGTGGACCTCATCCGAGGTAGAGGAGGCATGCTCACTCATTGCTAGGCTCAATGCCAACAAAATCATGTACGATGATAACGATGACAAGAACAAGAAGCACAACTACATCGTGAATTCTCTCCATGCATTGTTCCCTTCAAAGACCATGAAACAGGTAACAGATCTTTATATTGATCTCGCCGTGGAAATGCATATGATCCAACGGAGAGAGGGGACCCATGTTACTAGTGGTAGCCCACAAAACATTTTCACCTTTTGTGACCCTGCCAACGGTAACTATGAGCTACCAAAGGAGGAGAATGGTGCTAGCAGCACACACGGTATCTACACCATGGGTGACCATGCGAATGAAAACTTCGGTGTACGAGAGGAGGCAACAATCATGGACAATAATGGATTGTCCTTTGGTTGTGCAATGGAGGATACGGGGATCACGGTGACGGGTGAGGCACCGCTGATGGCAGACAACAACAAGATGGAGGTGTTGGAGAACAATATTTCCATAGATCAACCAGTTGTTGCCCCACATCAATGGGGTTTTTGGACCGACGAGGAACACAG CATGGGCGGCCTTGTTAATGAAAACTTTGAGGTACAAGAGGATGAGGATACGACCATGATTGATAATGGATTTTCATTTTGTTGCGCACTGGAGGATACAACGCAACTGGAGGATACAAGAATCAGGAAGACGGATGAGGCTCTGATGATGGTAGACAAGAACAAGATGGTGGTCTTGGAGAACAATACTTCCACTGATCGACCAGTTGTTGCCGCACATCAACGGAAGTATTGGACCAAAGAGGAACACAA GTCATTTCTTTATGGGCTGGAAGTCTATGGCCGTGGCGACTGGAAAAACATATCCAAGCACTTCGTCACCACTAAGACCCCCGTCCAAGTTTCAAGCCATGCACAAAAGTTTTTCAAGAGAATACAGAAAAAGGGATCGTCAGGGACAAAGCGTTACAGCATCAATGATGTCAGGCTCCATGACAATGAGCTATTGGCAGCAAATAATAGTTCTGCCCCTCGGCAAACCCTTTCTTTCACCGGCCTCAATAATGACCCAAGCTTTAGGTTGCAGGGTCCGACGAGCTCGTTCGCAGTCATGAACAACCTAACTCAGTGCTCCCCTTCCATATATAATCAACAAGTGGGTCAGCAGCCAATGTGGAGTGAGCAGCAGATGATGGGTTCTGTTGCAGCTGTAATGGACCGGGTAGGAAACTATGTGCCTGATGGCCAACAAGGGTCAGCTTATTTTTATCTTGGCAACGTATGA